In the genome of bacterium, one region contains:
- a CDS encoding nucleotide exchange factor GrpE, protein MKIDARAYTEKGKPPVTVEIPITGEDDAVRESEAQPAPVVEAVKEQDSELKNKPTSENTLSMRITELETQLAEKEKTLQDARNDVLRTLAELDTFRRRKNLEGLEIRKYGAEGLLKALLPALLDLDRLVQHSESVTDTGKLVEAIAMLQGKVEKALETAGALKIAPRPSDAFDPNLHEAIGQLPSNEFLPNHVAILVEPGWLLHERLLHAAKVLVAAPETTMESEA, encoded by the coding sequence GTGAAAATCGATGCACGTGCCTACACTGAAAAAGGCAAACCACCCGTGACGGTAGAGATACCAATCACCGGCGAGGACGATGCAGTACGGGAATCGGAAGCCCAACCGGCTCCGGTTGTTGAAGCTGTCAAAGAACAGGATAGTGAACTGAAAAATAAACCGACATCCGAAAATACGCTGTCAATGCGAATCACAGAGTTAGAAACGCAATTGGCGGAAAAAGAGAAAACGCTGCAAGATGCGCGAAACGATGTATTACGAACCCTTGCCGAATTAGATACTTTCCGCCGTCGCAAAAACCTGGAAGGGCTGGAAATCCGAAAGTATGGCGCAGAAGGCTTACTAAAGGCATTACTGCCAGCGCTATTGGATTTGGATCGCTTGGTACAACATAGCGAATCGGTAACCGACACCGGAAAACTGGTCGAAGCGATTGCGATGTTGCAAGGTAAAGTCGAGAAAGCGCTGGAAACCGCCGGCGCATTGAAAATCGCTCCACGACCGAGCGATGCATTTGATCCGAATCTCCACGAAGCGATTGGACAATTGCCCAGCAATGAGTTTTTACCCAACCATGTAGCAATCTTGGTGGAACCGGGTTGGCTGTTACACGAGCGTTTACTACATGCTGCCAAAGTATTAGTAGCAGCACCAGAAACGACTATGGAGAGTGAAGCGTAA
- the hrcA gene encoding heat-inducible transcriptional repressor HrcA, with product MSERHRDVLNTVVRQFILTAQPVSSLTVAGKAVGASSATIRNVMAELEAAGLLKQQHTSGGRIPTANGYRTFVNGLTTPPLDYRSEEEFSRAIEESNALGETILNRFASVLASASHLIGVVLSPRLDRGILEHIELLQVADERLLLVVTLREGMVKTIFIELPVRVSAGEIVGLTRLINERLSGVQLSTLQSEANVRLADTGLASSELVRLILSGAESLFGMPSQSIAGAGHALDQPEFRHPDKLKTVIELLEGKDILLHLLENEDIGNDVRVRIGVESGIEAAKELSCVTANYRVGDLSGTIGIIGPTRMDYPRQMALVGLAANLLSKMQNKF from the coding sequence ATGAGCGAACGCCACCGTGATGTACTGAATACGGTGGTACGCCAATTCATTCTGACCGCACAACCGGTCAGCTCGTTAACCGTAGCTGGCAAGGCAGTTGGCGCTTCTTCGGCAACAATTCGTAATGTGATGGCGGAATTGGAAGCAGCTGGATTGCTCAAACAACAACATACTTCCGGCGGCCGTATACCAACGGCAAATGGTTATCGTACTTTTGTCAATGGATTAACAACACCACCACTCGATTATCGTAGTGAAGAGGAATTTTCCCGGGCAATCGAGGAAAGCAATGCATTGGGTGAGACGATTCTAAACCGGTTCGCCTCGGTGTTGGCATCGGCATCACATTTGATTGGGGTTGTATTATCTCCCCGGTTGGATCGCGGCATCCTGGAACATATCGAGCTGTTGCAAGTTGCCGATGAACGACTATTATTGGTTGTCACACTCCGTGAAGGCATGGTGAAAACCATATTCATCGAATTGCCAGTGCGGGTATCTGCCGGAGAAATCGTCGGCTTGACACGATTAATCAACGAGCGATTATCCGGCGTTCAGTTATCGACTCTACAATCGGAAGCGAATGTGCGGCTTGCCGATACCGGATTAGCCAGCTCTGAATTGGTACGCTTGATTTTGAGCGGAGCCGAGTCGTTGTTTGGGATGCCTTCGCAATCGATTGCCGGTGCAGGACACGCGCTCGATCAACCGGAATTTCGCCATCCCGATAAACTAAAAACAGTGATTGAATTGCTCGAAGGCAAAGACATTCTTTTGCATTTGTTAGAGAATGAGGATATTGGTAACGATGTTCGCGTCCGGATCGGCGTTGAATCGGGCATCGAAGCTGCTAAGGAACTGTCGTGTGTGACTGCGAATTACCGGGTGGGTGATTTGAGCGGGACTATTGGTATCATTGGACCTACCCGGATGGATTATCCGCGACAAATGGCATTGGTCGGCTTGGCGGCAAACCTGCTCAGTAAAATGCAAAATAAGTTTTAG